From Chryseobacterium shandongense, the proteins below share one genomic window:
- the glgP gene encoding alpha-glucan family phosphorylase: MDFRNFKMPFGINPKYSKKVAYFSMEFAIEQVLKIYSGGLGFLAGSHMRSAYNLKQDLVGIGILWKFGYYDQARNHDQTLQPVWTKKMYSFLEDTGLKFQIEIHSAPVWVKVWYLDPDIFQTAPMFFLSTDVPENDHISKTICHKLYDANESTKLAQYILLGKGGAKLLDEMNMERDIYHLNEAHGLPAAFHLLKKYNGDLNRVKEKLVFTTHTPEEAGNEKHSLRLCYEMSYFSGFSMDDVKRIEGSSDDRFNHSLCALKMAHIANGVSQLHGDVSRTMWSKYEGICKITSITNAQEFKYWSDKPLYNAKDENDETVFDYRKKHLKKRLFKVVADQTGDLFNPNIFTIVWARRFAGYKRADLLLQDKERFYKLLNNPKHPVQIIFAGKPYPMDYSAISIFNLLVEESKNNKNMAVLTGYELALSKLLKQGSDLWLNNPRVPREASGTSGMTAAMNGSVNLSTDDGWIPEFAKHGENSFVVPKGDYDNMSVYEQDNYDMNKLYELLENEILPAYYNNPNKWRKIQYNSMEDVKDQFNSDRMADEYYQILYNYKG, translated from the coding sequence ATGGATTTTAGAAACTTTAAAATGCCTTTTGGCATCAATCCCAAATACTCTAAAAAAGTAGCCTATTTTTCAATGGAATTTGCCATAGAGCAGGTTCTTAAAATATATTCCGGAGGTCTGGGATTTTTAGCAGGATCTCACATGAGGAGTGCTTATAACCTGAAGCAGGATCTCGTGGGAATAGGGATTCTCTGGAAGTTCGGATATTATGACCAAGCAAGAAATCATGACCAGACTTTACAACCTGTGTGGACAAAAAAAATGTACAGTTTCCTTGAAGATACTGGTTTAAAATTCCAGATCGAAATTCATAGCGCACCGGTTTGGGTAAAGGTATGGTATCTTGATCCGGATATTTTCCAGACGGCGCCGATGTTTTTTCTTTCTACTGATGTTCCCGAAAATGATCATATCTCGAAAACAATTTGCCATAAGTTGTATGATGCAAATGAATCTACCAAACTGGCCCAATATATTCTTTTAGGAAAAGGCGGTGCAAAGCTCCTCGATGAGATGAATATGGAAAGAGATATTTATCATCTGAATGAAGCCCATGGACTTCCTGCAGCATTTCACCTGCTAAAAAAATACAACGGAGATCTGAACAGAGTAAAAGAAAAACTGGTTTTCACTACCCATACTCCTGAAGAAGCCGGTAATGAAAAACATAGTCTGAGACTTTGTTACGAGATGTCTTATTTTTCCGGATTCAGTATGGATGATGTGAAAAGGATCGAAGGTTCAAGTGATGATCGTTTCAACCATTCTCTGTGCGCCCTCAAAATGGCACATATTGCCAATGGTGTTTCTCAATTGCATGGTGATGTTTCCAGAACGATGTGGAGCAAGTATGAAGGAATATGCAAAATTACTTCTATTACCAATGCTCAGGAATTCAAATACTGGTCAGACAAACCTTTGTATAATGCTAAGGATGAAAATGATGAAACTGTTTTTGATTACCGGAAGAAACATCTTAAGAAAAGGCTTTTTAAAGTTGTTGCGGACCAGACGGGTGATCTGTTCAATCCAAATATTTTCACCATCGTATGGGCAAGAAGATTCGCCGGTTATAAAAGAGCAGATTTACTTCTACAGGATAAGGAAAGATTTTACAAACTTCTGAACAATCCGAAACATCCGGTACAAATTATTTTTGCGGGAAAACCTTATCCTATGGATTATTCGGCAATTTCTATTTTTAATTTATTGGTAGAAGAAAGTAAGAACAATAAAAACATGGCTGTGCTTACGGGATATGAATTAGCCTTAAGTAAACTCCTTAAACAGGGTTCTGATCTTTGGTTAAATAACCCGAGAGTTCCAAGGGAAGCATCAGGAACATCAGGAATGACTGCTGCTATGAACGGATCGGTAAATCTTTCTACGGACGACGGCTGGATTCCGGAATTTGCGAAACATGGAGAAAACTCCTTCGTTGTCCCAAAAGGAGATTACGACAATATGAGTGTCTATGAACAGGATAACTATGATATGAATAAGCTGTATGAACTTCTTGAAAATGAAATTCTTCCTGCGTATTACAACAATCCGAATAAATGGAGAAAGATACAGTATAATTCGATGGAAGATGTAAAAGATCAGTTCAACAGCGACCGAATGGCGGATGAGTACTATCAGATTCTTTACAATTATAAAGGATAG
- a CDS encoding T9SS type B sorting domain-containing protein, which translates to MKKYLLFFLLLLSRSIFSQADCSSALTVCGNSDITYSPSGIGAINENLGGCLTTGEHNSIWYKITIATGGTLTFDLVPSDPDADYDWAVYGPNVNCGSLGSPIRCNAATVIGVGASTGLNMTSTITSAAGGSPTPYCKYLDVLPGQTYYLYIDNWVDVFNPTMAPFSLTWGGTATLASPFTNPSIQTQPFTPPGVPAANPADPREIVICQNPAVFDFGTLTQSILNGNSNFQITYHTSQNDALSGANPILTPQTLNLALTYYYSIHYQDPADPNNPINSCRQIGAFKFKQGNITGSNVTLYSCNNNNAGTANFNLTSAAVFADPAATKKYYNTLNDLNSGTNEITNPAAFVSAEGIVYVKITSQYGCTAVAEITLKFYPIVVVTEATLRSCFIESNPATASFNLTTAPITAQTETKTYFPSLADAQNNTNAIPNPANYIASNGAIFIKVTNGNGCFAIAKVNLAVLPPVYSKVLQDKIICMEDKTTLDAGPGFSSYEWSTGATTQTISGVGVGTYWVKLKTGDCTTLQTVKIYASEQPVISSVDIANTTVTINVTGGTGPYSYSTDGINWQESNVLTNIPRGDHHIFVKDNYDCEPIDIAIVVPNLVNVITPNGDGVNDMIDYSALGNKQNLVFNIFDRYGNKVFQADKMNGYQWNGTTGGKKVPTGTYWYSVTWNENDNKNTLIKYSGWVMVKNRD; encoded by the coding sequence ATGAAGAAATATTTACTTTTTTTTTTACTGCTGCTATCCCGGTCTATTTTTTCCCAAGCTGATTGTTCCTCTGCGCTCACTGTTTGCGGAAATTCAGATATTACTTATTCTCCGTCGGGAATTGGAGCAATTAATGAAAATCTTGGAGGATGTCTTACTACCGGTGAACACAATTCCATTTGGTACAAAATTACTATCGCAACGGGCGGAACGCTTACTTTTGATCTGGTGCCGAGTGATCCGGATGCGGATTATGACTGGGCTGTCTACGGTCCAAACGTCAATTGTGGAAGTCTTGGGTCGCCAATTCGCTGTAATGCGGCAACCGTAATTGGCGTAGGAGCTTCCACAGGCCTGAATATGACCAGCACAATTACCAGCGCAGCAGGCGGATCTCCAACGCCATATTGCAAATATCTGGATGTACTGCCGGGACAAACTTATTATCTTTATATTGACAATTGGGTAGATGTTTTCAATCCTACCATGGCCCCTTTTTCGCTTACCTGGGGAGGAACAGCAACTCTTGCTTCTCCTTTTACCAACCCTAGTATCCAGACACAGCCTTTCACGCCACCCGGAGTTCCTGCTGCAAATCCGGCAGATCCAAGGGAAATTGTCATCTGCCAGAATCCGGCTGTTTTTGATTTCGGTACATTAACACAAAGCATCCTGAACGGAAATTCTAATTTTCAGATCACCTACCACACTTCCCAGAATGATGCGCTTTCAGGGGCAAATCCTATTCTCACACCGCAAACGCTGAATTTGGCATTGACGTACTATTACAGTATCCATTATCAGGATCCGGCTGATCCTAATAATCCAATAAATTCGTGCAGACAGATCGGAGCATTTAAATTTAAACAGGGAAATATTACCGGAAGTAATGTTACTCTTTATAGCTGTAATAACAATAATGCCGGAACGGCGAATTTTAACCTAACTTCAGCAGCTGTATTTGCAGATCCTGCGGCTACAAAAAAATATTACAATACACTAAACGACCTCAATTCAGGAACTAATGAAATTACAAATCCCGCAGCGTTTGTTTCTGCTGAAGGTATAGTCTACGTAAAAATTACCTCTCAGTACGGTTGTACAGCTGTAGCAGAGATTACTTTGAAATTTTATCCTATTGTGGTCGTAACTGAGGCCACGTTGAGATCATGTTTTATAGAATCCAATCCTGCTACGGCTTCGTTTAATTTAACAACTGCTCCTATAACGGCTCAAACAGAAACAAAAACTTATTTTCCTTCCCTTGCTGATGCACAAAATAATACCAATGCAATCCCTAATCCGGCGAATTATATTGCTTCTAATGGAGCCATATTTATAAAAGTAACCAACGGAAACGGCTGTTTTGCCATTGCTAAAGTCAATCTTGCTGTTCTTCCACCGGTGTATTCCAAGGTTTTGCAGGATAAAATTATCTGTATGGAGGATAAAACTACACTAGATGCCGGACCGGGTTTCAGTTCCTATGAATGGAGTACGGGAGCAACTACACAAACTATTTCCGGAGTAGGCGTGGGAACGTACTGGGTAAAGCTGAAAACAGGAGATTGTACAACGTTACAAACCGTAAAAATTTACGCTTCAGAACAGCCGGTAATCTCTTCTGTGGATATTGCAAATACTACGGTAACAATAAATGTAACAGGAGGAACCGGACCGTACAGCTATTCAACAGATGGTATCAACTGGCAGGAATCTAATGTGTTAACAAATATCCCAAGAGGGGACCATCATATTTTTGTTAAAGATAATTATGATTGTGAACCTATTGATATTGCGATTGTCGTTCCGAATTTAGTAAATGTAATTACACCAAACGGAGACGGCGTTAATGATATGATTGATTATTCTGCACTGGGAAATAAACAGAATCTTGTATTTAATATTTTCGACCGGTACGGAAATAAAGTGTTTCAGGCTGATAAAATGAACGGCTATCAATGGAACGGAACGACGGGCGGTAAAAAAGTCCCAACCGGTACTTATTGGTATTCCGTAACCTGGAATGAAAATGATAATAAAAATACATTAATCAAATATTCAGGCTGGGTAATGGTAAAAAACAGAGATTAA
- a CDS encoding peptide MFS transporter: MDTVQQKGHPKGLYLLFMTEMWERFSYYGMRAIFVLYMTKVLLMDDANASEIYGSYTGLVYLTPLLGGYLADRFLGNRRSIEIGGLLMAIGQFILFFSASATGASAVTLMWMGLTMLIIGNGFFKPNISTMVGQLYPQGDRRVDSAFTIFYMGINLGAFMSPLICGTLAEKVDFKWGFLAAGIGMLIGLITFVTQKNKVLVDAENKPIGMPKDKFGILQIAMVLGSIGLIFFLMNFKTMFNSDLDVIGYLIYGAMIVMPLIVLTDKSLTKDEKDRIIVIFILAFFVIFFWGAFEQAGASLTIFADRQTDRNLFGWEMPASYFQSVNALAILLLAPLFSSFWLRLGNRGKEPSSPKKMGYGLALISLGYAVIAYAVYGLGMMDKVSMFWLIGLYVIHTMGELCLSPIGLSMVSKLSPVRFSSLLMGTWFLANAAANKFAGTLSALIPGGGENGDSPKTTSFMGFEISNLFDFFIVFVIMCGIAAVILFAISRWLENKMHGIK; the protein is encoded by the coding sequence ATGGATACAGTTCAGCAAAAAGGGCACCCTAAAGGACTCTACCTTTTGTTCATGACAGAAATGTGGGAACGTTTTTCTTATTATGGAATGCGTGCTATTTTTGTACTTTACATGACAAAAGTACTCCTTATGGATGATGCCAATGCATCGGAAATTTACGGAAGTTATACAGGTTTAGTTTATTTAACACCTCTTTTAGGTGGATATTTAGCAGACCGCTTCCTAGGCAACAGAAGAAGTATAGAGATTGGTGGGTTACTAATGGCGATCGGACAGTTTATTTTATTCTTCAGTGCCTCAGCCACCGGTGCCAGTGCTGTAACATTAATGTGGATGGGACTTACCATGCTTATTATCGGAAACGGTTTTTTCAAACCAAACATATCAACAATGGTTGGTCAATTATATCCTCAGGGAGATCGTAGAGTAGATTCCGCTTTTACAATATTTTATATGGGGATTAATCTTGGAGCATTCATGTCACCCCTTATTTGTGGTACTCTTGCTGAAAAAGTAGATTTTAAATGGGGCTTTCTTGCAGCTGGAATTGGGATGCTTATCGGTTTAATAACATTCGTTACCCAAAAAAATAAGGTATTAGTTGATGCAGAAAATAAACCAATTGGAATGCCAAAAGATAAATTTGGTATTCTACAGATAGCTATGGTTTTAGGATCTATCGGTCTTATATTCTTTCTTATGAACTTTAAAACCATGTTCAATAGTGACCTGGATGTTATCGGATATTTAATTTATGGAGCGATGATTGTTATGCCTCTAATCGTTTTAACCGATAAAAGCCTTACTAAGGATGAAAAAGACCGTATTATTGTAATATTCATACTTGCTTTCTTTGTAATATTTTTTTGGGGTGCTTTTGAACAGGCGGGCGCTTCTTTAACAATCTTTGCAGATAGACAAACAGATCGTAATCTATTCGGATGGGAAATGCCGGCAAGTTATTTCCAATCCGTAAATGCTTTGGCAATCCTACTTTTAGCTCCTTTATTTTCGTCCTTCTGGCTAAGATTAGGAAATCGTGGTAAAGAACCTTCTTCTCCTAAAAAGATGGGATATGGTTTAGCGTTAATTTCACTCGGATATGCTGTTATTGCTTACGCTGTTTATGGTTTAGGTATGATGGATAAAGTTTCGATGTTTTGGTTAATCGGCTTATATGTTATACATACTATGGGAGAGCTTTGTCTTTCTCCGATTGGCTTATCTATGGTTTCTAAATTATCACCAGTAAGGTTTTCATCTTTATTAATGGGAACCTGGTTCCTTGCAAATGCCGCAGCAAATAAATTCGCAGGAACTTTATCTGCATTGATACCGGGAGGCGGAGAAAACGGAGATTCTCCAAAAACAACTTCATTTATGGGATTTGAAATTTCAAACTTGTTTGACTTTTTTATTGTTTTCGTAATAATGTGTGGTATAGCTGCAGTAATTCTTTTTGCAATAAGCAGATGGCTTGAAAATAAAATGCACGGAATAAAATAG
- a CDS encoding DUF2281 domain-containing protein, translating into MEITLKDLENNIRTLPENFYEEVNDFIDFLKYKHFKEKQYEVPEWQQEEVKRRIKYSQNNPQSFVSESEMDDYLKSLEDGE; encoded by the coding sequence ATGGAAATTACATTGAAAGATTTAGAAAACAATATCAGAACACTTCCGGAGAATTTTTACGAGGAAGTAAATGATTTTATTGATTTTTTGAAGTATAAACATTTTAAAGAAAAACAATATGAAGTTCCAGAATGGCAACAAGAGGAGGTAAAAAGAAGGATTAAATATTCTCAAAATAATCCTCAAAGTTTTGTTTCCGAATCTGAAATGGATGATTATTTAAAAAGTTTAGAAGATGGCGAATAA
- a CDS encoding type II toxin-antitoxin system RelE/ParE family toxin: MANKLIYNRFVKDDLKEINEWYKEINKELWNSFTKEFRLRINLIKENPLSFELKYNNIRIVFLKKFPYGIHYSYNAEENVIEIYSVFHTSRDPEIWKDRK, from the coding sequence ATGGCGAATAAATTAATTTATAACCGTTTTGTTAAAGATGATCTTAAGGAAATCAATGAGTGGTATAAAGAAATAAATAAAGAATTGTGGAATAGTTTTACTAAGGAATTCCGTCTGAGAATAAATCTCATTAAAGAAAATCCTTTATCGTTTGAATTGAAATATAATAATATTAGAATCGTTTTTCTAAAGAAATTTCCTTATGGAATTCATTATTCATATAACGCAGAAGAAAACGTAATTGAAATATATTCCGTATTTCATACTTCCAGAGATCCTGAAATCTGGAAAGACAGAAAATAA
- a CDS encoding DUF6496 domain-containing protein translates to MSKNKYSDKAQDKVEKVMHEFKEGKLKSSSGDKVKSRKQAVAIGISEAREEGLKVPKEKKKKD, encoded by the coding sequence ATGAGCAAGAACAAATATTCAGACAAAGCTCAGGACAAAGTAGAGAAAGTTATGCACGAATTCAAGGAAGGAAAGCTGAAATCTTCTTCCGGAGATAAAGTGAAGAGCAGAAAGCAGGCAGTAGCCATAGGAATTTCTGAAGCAAGAGAAGAAGGCCTGAAAGTGCCTAAAGAAAAAAAGAAAAAAGATTAA
- a CDS encoding peptide MFS transporter: protein MKTKHPKGLPFLFFTEMWERFGYYLILGIFVLYVIEPAGMKGGLGLPDKTADDIFGTYIALTYLTPFIGGFLADRILGYIKSIYLGGILMAAGYIGMGVFKDLTLFYSSLALIIIGNGFFKPTISTLLGNLYSEEPYKANKDSGYNIFYMGINIGAFICNIIAAFMRNKFGWGEAFITAGVGMLIGLVIFTIGRKHYIHAAQMKPVQEGDTKLSEILLKVFVPAIIAGVIGWIIPGNIFGSDSTDAFIFACIPVIYFYASLYFKAKPEEKSSIGALLSVFMISMFFWAVFKQNGTALTRWANYYTDRSVPATMEKPLEGIYMVEGKSYEDKEVPVYDDQFQSQKDKDGKAIKVQGKDVYFKNISPEKRAPLERNPEAKTYLYNTELFQSINPFWVIALTPVVVGFWAFLRRRGKEPLTPTKIVLGLFISALSCLVMVLAVWAGDNGAVKVSPWWLVAGYGVITVGELCLSPMGLSFVSKLSPARITALMMGGFFLANSVGNKLSGILASTWYSYENKMNYFLVNFALLIFATLLGLSMLKRLNKIMKEKGH, encoded by the coding sequence ATGAAGACTAAACATCCTAAGGGATTGCCTTTCCTCTTCTTTACAGAAATGTGGGAGCGTTTCGGGTACTATCTTATCCTCGGAATTTTTGTGTTGTATGTGATTGAACCAGCCGGAATGAAGGGAGGCCTCGGACTTCCCGACAAAACCGCAGACGATATTTTCGGAACCTACATTGCTCTGACCTACTTAACTCCCTTTATTGGCGGATTTCTTGCGGATCGTATTTTAGGATATATCAAATCCATTTATCTTGGAGGAATATTAATGGCCGCAGGCTACATAGGGATGGGCGTTTTTAAAGATCTTACTCTGTTTTATTCTTCATTAGCTTTAATCATCATCGGAAACGGTTTCTTTAAACCAACCATTTCAACATTACTTGGAAATTTATATTCTGAAGAACCTTACAAAGCGAATAAAGATTCTGGTTACAATATTTTTTATATGGGAATCAATATCGGGGCGTTTATCTGTAATATTATCGCAGCATTTATGCGGAATAAATTCGGTTGGGGTGAAGCTTTTATAACAGCCGGAGTCGGGATGCTAATTGGGCTGGTTATTTTTACCATCGGCAGGAAACATTATATTCATGCAGCCCAAATGAAGCCTGTACAAGAAGGGGATACCAAACTTTCTGAAATTTTGCTAAAAGTTTTTGTTCCTGCGATTATTGCTGGTGTTATTGGTTGGATCATCCCGGGAAATATTTTCGGAAGTGACAGCACAGATGCTTTTATTTTTGCCTGCATTCCTGTAATTTACTTTTATGCCTCTCTTTATTTTAAAGCAAAGCCCGAGGAAAAATCATCCATTGGAGCATTGCTTTCTGTTTTCATGATCAGTATGTTTTTCTGGGCGGTTTTTAAACAAAACGGAACGGCCTTAACAAGATGGGCCAATTATTATACCGACCGAAGTGTTCCTGCTACTATGGAAAAGCCATTGGAAGGAATTTACATGGTTGAAGGCAAAAGCTATGAAGATAAGGAAGTCCCGGTTTACGACGATCAATTCCAGTCGCAGAAAGATAAAGACGGAAAAGCCATTAAAGTACAGGGAAAAGATGTATATTTTAAAAATATTTCTCCTGAAAAAAGAGCTCCATTAGAAAGAAATCCTGAAGCCAAAACCTACTTATACAACACGGAATTGTTTCAATCCATCAATCCATTCTGGGTAATTGCTTTAACGCCTGTTGTTGTGGGGTTCTGGGCATTTTTAAGGAGAAGAGGAAAAGAGCCTTTAACCCCAACAAAAATTGTGTTAGGATTGTTTATCTCTGCATTATCCTGCTTAGTTATGGTTCTCGCAGTCTGGGCCGGAGACAACGGAGCTGTGAAAGTTTCGCCGTGGTGGCTGGTTGCAGGGTATGGAGTAATTACCGTTGGTGAACTCTGCCTTTCACCAATGGGATTGTCATTTGTTTCAAAACTTTCCCCGGCAAGGATTACGGCGTTAATGATGGGCGGATTTTTCCTTGCAAACTCTGTAGGGAACAAACTTTCGGGTATTTTGGCAAGTACTTGGTACAGCTATGAAAATAAAATGAATTACTTCCTCGTAAATTTTGCTTTATTAATTTTTGCCACTCTTTTAGGTTTATCGATGTTGAAGAGATTAAACAAAATCATGAAAGAAAAAGGGCATTAA
- a CDS encoding S9 family peptidase, which yields MKKFILTLTIAAAFQSVAAQEITLDKIYSGYYRGKGIAGITSMKNGENYLVIEQGGIAKYSYKTSQKEGNIVDGQFESYEFSEDESKILLLKESEPIYRHSFLGKFEVKDLKSGKTVTLNDGQFVQEPRFSPDATKVAFIADNNLFYQDLNSGKITQITTDGKKNSIINGLADWVYEEEFGHARQYEWTKNSDAIVFVKSDESEVPEIFIPIYGKTLYPSEMRYKYPKAGEKNSKVSAQLYRLDNGKTTSLNLSSFKNYYIPNVIQTAKPDEIVLITSERIQNASDVLKVNTKTGAIQKLFTETDEKWIDTDSPTLEFLEDDSFLWGSERDGNRHLYWYDKDGKLKKQVTKGNWEVTDYYGYNPKTKEIYVQTTEKGSINKVVSKVNIENGKSQLISNAEGNNSASFSKNYNYFIETSSTAARPYTFVLKDGNGKVVKELQNNDAQLQKLKADQFIEKEFMTIPNEAGDQMNAWIIKPKNFDKNKKYPLFMFQYSGPGSQQVANSWDNGNALWFEMLAQKGYVVACVDGRGTGYKGAKFKKITYMNLGKYEIEDQIAAAKWFGNQSYIDKSRIGMFGWSFGGYMTSLAMTKGADVFKMGIAVAPVTNWRFYDSVYTERFLRTPQENPDGYDKNSPTEYANLLKGKFLLIHGTADDNVHFQNSMQFSEALIQNKKQFDFMAYPDKNHGIYGGQTRPQLYQKMTDFILENL from the coding sequence ATGAAAAAATTCATATTAACACTTACTATAGCTGCTGCATTCCAGAGTGTAGCCGCACAGGAAATCACTTTAGATAAAATATATTCGGGATATTACCGCGGAAAAGGTATTGCCGGAATTACTTCGATGAAAAACGGAGAAAATTATCTGGTCATTGAACAGGGAGGCATTGCAAAATACTCTTACAAAACTTCACAAAAAGAAGGAAATATCGTAGACGGACAGTTTGAAAGCTATGAGTTTTCTGAGGACGAATCGAAAATTCTTTTGCTAAAAGAAAGCGAGCCAATCTATAGACATTCTTTTCTGGGAAAATTCGAGGTTAAGGATTTAAAATCCGGAAAAACTGTTACTTTAAATGACGGACAATTTGTTCAGGAGCCGAGATTTTCACCCGATGCTACCAAAGTTGCGTTTATTGCTGACAACAATTTATTCTATCAGGATTTAAATTCGGGAAAAATTACACAGATTACAACAGACGGTAAAAAAAACTCAATCATCAACGGGCTTGCAGACTGGGTGTATGAAGAGGAATTCGGGCATGCAAGGCAATATGAATGGACCAAAAATTCCGACGCCATTGTTTTTGTAAAATCAGATGAAAGCGAAGTTCCTGAAATTTTCATCCCGATTTACGGTAAAACGCTCTACCCTTCTGAAATGCGTTATAAATACCCGAAAGCCGGAGAAAAAAACTCTAAAGTTTCGGCGCAATTGTATCGCCTGGACAATGGAAAAACAACTTCTTTAAATTTAAGCTCGTTTAAAAATTATTATATTCCTAACGTTATTCAGACGGCAAAACCAGATGAAATCGTTTTGATCACTTCCGAAAGAATTCAAAATGCTTCTGATGTTCTGAAAGTAAATACCAAAACCGGAGCTATACAGAAATTGTTCACCGAGACGGATGAAAAATGGATCGATACCGACAGCCCGACGTTGGAATTCCTGGAAGATGATTCTTTTCTTTGGGGTTCGGAAAGAGACGGAAACCGCCATCTGTACTGGTACGACAAAGACGGAAAGCTGAAAAAACAGGTAACGAAAGGAAACTGGGAAGTGACAGATTATTACGGATATAATCCTAAAACAAAAGAAATTTATGTTCAGACTACTGAAAAAGGAAGCATCAATAAAGTAGTTTCCAAAGTAAATATCGAAAACGGAAAATCTCAGCTCATTTCAAATGCAGAAGGGAATAATTCTGCAAGCTTCAGTAAAAATTATAATTATTTCATCGAAACATCTTCTACCGCAGCAAGACCTTATACTTTTGTTCTTAAAGACGGAAACGGAAAAGTAGTGAAGGAGCTTCAGAATAATGATGCGCAGCTTCAGAAACTGAAAGCAGATCAATTTATTGAAAAAGAATTCATGACGATTCCCAACGAAGCCGGAGACCAGATGAATGCATGGATTATAAAGCCTAAAAATTTTGATAAAAATAAAAAATATCCGTTGTTCATGTTCCAATATTCAGGGCCGGGATCTCAGCAGGTTGCCAATTCCTGGGACAACGGCAATGCGCTTTGGTTTGAGATGTTAGCTCAAAAAGGTTATGTTGTCGCCTGCGTAGATGGTCGTGGAACAGGCTATAAAGGAGCAAAATTCAAGAAAATAACGTACATGAATTTAGGGAAATACGAGATTGAAGATCAGATTGCTGCGGCAAAATGGTTCGGAAATCAGTCGTATATCGATAAATCCAGAATCGGAATGTTCGGATGGAGCTTCGGTGGTTATATGACGAGCTTAGCGATGACCAAAGGTGCGGATGTATTCAAAATGGGAATTGCGGTTGCACCAGTTACCAACTGGAGATTTTATGATTCTGTTTACACCGAAAGATTTTTAAGAACACCGCAGGAAAACCCGGACGGATATGATAAAAACTCGCCTACCGAATATGCGAATTTACTGAAAGGAAAATTCTTATTAATCCACGGAACAGCCGATGATAACGTACATTTCCAGAATTCCATGCAATTCTCTGAAGCTTTGATTCAGAATAAAAAGCAATTTGATTTTATGGCTTATCCTGACAAAAACCACGGAATTTACGGTGGACAGACAAGACCTCAGCTGTACCAAAAAATGACTGATTTTATATTGGAGAATTTGTAA